Proteins from a genomic interval of Lolium perenne isolate Kyuss_39 chromosome 1, Kyuss_2.0, whole genome shotgun sequence:
- the LOC127299931 gene encoding uncharacterized protein, with protein MAEQARTSRAPLVCLFLCLQLLSSSQQATSKYLDDHDHDTFSSGQPRRTLSSGGTTPQSLISVPSRNSSNSSGAGAAFCRLLSLQILDLSNNRLTGELPDCWWDLQALQFMDLSNNSFSGEIPAAEPSHNCSLESVHLAGNRFTGVFPPVLRGCDSLATLDIGNNRFFGGIPPWIGTQVPSLRILSLRSNRFTGEIPRELSRLSHLQLLDMANNSLTGQIPVAFGNLTSMRNPEIVSSLGSLDGSNYQDRIDIIWKGQELIFQKIIRLLTGIDLSGNLLSDCIPEELTNLHGLRFLNLSRNHLSCGIPRDIGSLNLLESLDLSCNELSGAIPPSISALSTLSTFNISNNHLAGRIPSGSQMQTLDDPSIYSNNYGLCGLPLVDVPCANTSLASDERNGEGFDQWLCYSVIAGVVFGFWLWFGMLFTIETWRSALLFSVDKMHCKVMQKVSRIDQFLSKRNTDKFL; from the coding sequence ATGGCAGAGCAAGCACGCACCTCCCGAGCACCCCTCGTGTGCCTCTTCCTCTGCCTCCAACTCCTATCCTCTTCCCAGCAGGCGACGAGCAAGTACCTCGACGACCACGACCATGACACCTTCTCCAGCGGCCAGCCAAGGAGGACCCTCTCGTCCGGCGGCACCACGCCCCAGAGCCTGATCAGCGTGCCGAGTCGCAACTCCTCCAACAGCTCGGGCGCCGGCGCGGCCTTCTGCAGGCTGCTCTCCCTCCAGATCCTGGACCTCTCCAACAACCGGCTCACCGGGGAGCTCCCCGACTGCTGGTGGGACCTGCAAGCGCTGCAGTTCATGGACCTCTCCAACAACTCCTTCTCGGGCGAAATCCCGGCGGCCGAGCCAAGCCACAACTGCTCTCTCGAGtcggtccatctcgccggcaacaGGTTCACCGGCGTCTTCCCGCCGGTCCTGAGGGGCTGCGACTCGCTGGCCACCCTGGACATCGGGAACAACAGGTTCTTCGGCGGCATCCCTCCATGGATCGGTACCCAGGTCCCGTCGCTGAGGATCCTGAGCTTACGATCCAACAGGTTCACCGGAGAGATTCCTCGGGAGCTGTCGCGGCTCTCTCACCTCCAGCTGCTTGACATGGCCAACAACAGCTTGACCGGACAGATTCCGGTAGCTTTCGGCAATCTGACCTCGATGAGGAACCCAGAGATCGTGTCGAGCCTCGGGTCGCTAGACGGATCCAACTACCAAGATAGGATCGACATAATCTGGAAGGGCCAGGAGCTCATCTTCCAAAAAATCATCCGGCTACTAACTGGCATCGATCTGTCAGGCAATCTGCTATCCGACTGCATCCCCGAAGAGCTAACCAACCTGCACGGTCTCCGGTTCCTGAACCTTTCAAGAAACCATCTCTCATGCGGCATCCCTAGAGACATTGGCAGCTTGAACCTTCTGGAGTCTCTCGATCTATCATGCAACGAGCTTTCAGGAGCCATTCCACCGAGCATCTCGGCCCTGTCGACGCTCAGCACCTTCAACATCTCCAATAACCATCTGGCGGGCAGGATACCATCCGGGAGCCAGATGCAGACACTGGACGACCCTTCCATTTACAGCAACAACTACGGGCTTTGTGGACTTCCACTAGTCGACGTTCCCTGTGCAAATACTTCGCTTGCGTCCGATGAGAGAAACGGTGAAGGGTTCGACCAATGGCTTTGCTACTCCGTGATTGCTGGGGTGGTTTTTGGATTCTGGCTATGGTTTGGGATGCTATTTACCATTGAGACCTGGAGATCTGCTCTTCTCTTTTCTGTTGATAAAATGCACTGCAAGGTTATGCAGAAGGTGTCACGTATTGATCAGTTTCTTTCGAAAAGAAACACCGATAAATTTTTGTAG